From one Drosophila subpulchrella strain 33 F10 #4 breed RU33 chromosome 3L, RU_Dsub_v1.1 Primary Assembly, whole genome shotgun sequence genomic stretch:
- the LOC119553777 gene encoding adult-specific cuticular protein ACP-22 isoform X2 — protein sequence MAFKYLIFASALCLSLAYPLEHQYYQESHGYEHLAHHESEPAHEYGHHDIERISLGEEHGHHEAEPHYETHESHGHDEHVDYYAPPKYAFKYGVNDFHTGDVKSQHETRDGDTVKGQYSLVEPDGSIRTVDYTADKHNGFNAVVHKTAPVHHHEEVHEHHY from the exons ATGGCCTTTAAG TATCTGATCTTCGCCTCGGCCCTGTGCCTGAGCCTCGCCTATCCGCTGGAGCACCAGTATTACCAGGAGAGCCACGGCTACGAGCACCTGGCCCACCACGAGTCGGAGCCCGCCCACGAGTACGGACACCACGATATCGAGCGCATCTCGTTGGGCGAGGAGCACGGCCACCACGAAGCTGAGCCCCACTACGAGACCCACGAATCCCACGGACATGATGAACATGTGGACTACTAT GCTCCTCCCAAGTACGCCTTCAAGTACGGAGTGAATGACTTCCACACCGGAGACGTGAAGTCCCAGCACGAGACCCGCGATGGCGACACCGTCAAGGGCCAGTACTCCCTGGTGGAGCCCGATGGTTCCATCCGCACCGTGGACTACACCGCCGACAAGCACAATGGCTTCAACGCCGTGGTCCACAAGACCGCCCCAGTGCACCATCACGAGGAAGTGCACGAGCACCACTACTAA
- the LOC119553777 gene encoding adult-specific cuticular protein ACP-22 isoform X1, protein MMGRNSYLIFASALCLSLAYPLEHQYYQESHGYEHLAHHESEPAHEYGHHDIERISLGEEHGHHEAEPHYETHESHGHDEHVDYYAPPKYAFKYGVNDFHTGDVKSQHETRDGDTVKGQYSLVEPDGSIRTVDYTADKHNGFNAVVHKTAPVHHHEEVHEHHY, encoded by the exons ATGATGGGCAGAAATTCG TATCTGATCTTCGCCTCGGCCCTGTGCCTGAGCCTCGCCTATCCGCTGGAGCACCAGTATTACCAGGAGAGCCACGGCTACGAGCACCTGGCCCACCACGAGTCGGAGCCCGCCCACGAGTACGGACACCACGATATCGAGCGCATCTCGTTGGGCGAGGAGCACGGCCACCACGAAGCTGAGCCCCACTACGAGACCCACGAATCCCACGGACATGATGAACATGTGGACTACTAT GCTCCTCCCAAGTACGCCTTCAAGTACGGAGTGAATGACTTCCACACCGGAGACGTGAAGTCCCAGCACGAGACCCGCGATGGCGACACCGTCAAGGGCCAGTACTCCCTGGTGGAGCCCGATGGTTCCATCCGCACCGTGGACTACACCGCCGACAAGCACAATGGCTTCAACGCCGTGGTCCACAAGACCGCCCCAGTGCACCATCACGAGGAAGTGCACGAGCACCACTACTAA